In Osmia bicornis bicornis unplaced genomic scaffold, iOsmBic2.1, whole genome shotgun sequence, the genomic window CTTGGggtgtaatatttttatggcTGGAGCAGTTGTCCACCAACAGAATTACTTTCCCTAACATACCGCTTTCTGTTTTATACATTTGTACGCTAGGTTTGAAATGCTCCTCGTACcagcaattaaaaatttctcgCGTCATCCACGCTTGACGCTGTGCTTTGTATACCACTGGCAAATTTCCGCAGTTTTTCTAAGCTCGTGGATTTTggaatttatgaataaaaatcgGGGCCAATTTATGTGTACCAGTTGCATTACTACACAAACCAATGGACACCCtatccttttttaattttctgccTTCCAATTTACTTTCTGCATTTGTTATGAGGCTCCTCGAAGGAATAGTTTTCCATAGAAGGCCTGCTTCGTccatattaaatattaaatttaaatttaaatcctCTTCCTcgattttttcattaaatatctTTATAAAATTTCGCGCACCGTCTTCGTCAGCACTTGCTTTTTCGCCATGAGTATGGGCTGAATGGATCGCATAGCGTTGTTTAAATTTCCACAACCAGCCCCTGCTTCCAGCATATGATGTTCCTCCCTGCACATCCAATATTTCGCGGGCCTTTTCCAGCAACAGCAAATCTGTTATGGGGTTTCCCATCGCTCGTTGTTGAACGAACCATGCATACAATCCCTCTTCTAAATCTTCAATCGAAGATCGTCTTCGTTTTTTGTGTTGCAATACACGGCCCCCTCGGGTCCCGAAACTGGATAGGAGTCTACAGTCGCGACGAATCCGATGAATCACATCCTGCGATACTCCATATTCTCGACAAAGTGCCTTCACCGTAATTCCCTTCTGTAATTCTTCGGCAATTTGCATCTTCTGCTCCACCGATAGAAaaactcttttctttttttgaatttcgGCCATGCTTACAAAAAAACTTCACTACAACTCTTGACACTAACGATTTTCACTTTCTGTACTAGTCCTGCAACGGTTGTCTAAAGACTGACCAAAGCCGGAACGGTGTGAATTTTATGCACCGATTCACGTACAGATTCTTGGGTTTTTCCGGAAAAGTCATGACGTGTCTGCATGAAGGGACAAGAAACCTTCAGGTACCTACAGGGCCGCATCTTCTTCAAGGCGTACGATTTTATTCAACAACATTCAAATGAATCTTAAgcaaagtaataaaaaaatatttatttcttcaagagtggcatttaaaacatcttttcgtatattaaatatccatttatgtatatcaataatttagggaacattttgaatatttgtaattacatgtcttgtgtattatttaaaacctATTATCTGGAACagcaataattatataacattcGTACACAGATGTGcactaatattaaaataatcgtcAAAAGAAATAAGAGGGAGTGAAACACGCAATTAGTAAATTGGAGCATGTTTCGTTCATGTGATTCCGCATGCCTTCGGAAACGCATAAggcgagaatgagagggcatgctatattctatccttgtccaaaaaataacatcgctgctcggccgatcactttatgatttgccgctacctcggatctctcactcgtttcttgcgttctctatcgtcccgtttcgagaacaaagtcaagccgaatagcatacctgcttcgaaataagcaactgttcggtcccgagccacttgcttatttcgaagcattactgtatacattgatctgattcgatttttcttgatttattgattcatttctgcttcatatttcatttctgctagttgcctgttaccatgatttattctagtttcattgatttattattttattttactaactaatattatttgaccgagagttgtttttattggtgtaacgtcccggaattattcgcgagcacgctactgcaccgacgcgtagggagagcggttccgtAAGAGcaggcgactcgtatttttatatatatatattatgtatattaaaaggaagggattataggttcgggtggcacgcggtaaaggagtaaaatccaacgttgattcctttctcaaataatatatatgtgaatttattcaaagaaattaTGTGTTGTTTTGGttgtttataatatataaaaataaaaaagaaggtaagtaataacgtgttacgccccggcggaaattttgaaatttatccgccttgcgtcccttatcaagccctttggggttccgagaatttctcatgtaagggtcgtgaggtgggtgtttcacttttccgccaatcttttattcctcctctaccttgtacatccttgacaagcctttcgaggttccgaggatttctcatgcagggatgtgccaggaagagtttgagtttaattccttctatttttgacttcttctattgctttctcttctttattctattctaccctggaatcgtgtatcttgtcaagcccttgggttccgagaatttctcatgcgaggtacacgaggaaaggttatttctgtttccttctttacaatagtttacgtgaccctccttgaaactatcgtcgccaaccatagatatataagacagtttacgatcgggtaacgcacaaaaactcgcgttagctcgtaagagagagagagagccgttagcacaacaccagcgctacgcagttatccagtgcttcgcattccgggaatttcccttggtaactgcgtagaaacgggaaaaccgtaataacttctttgtcgaggaaactctttccctctcatttgcacaaagcgtcagccggtccaatcaggatcattattacctgaccgaatgatagtgtgaaaggaatggatggatgaatatgaatttgaacgatgaaactgcggtaaatgagaacctttacaaagtctaacgtcgcgaacgttcgaccgctgttcgaaaatcaagggtcgttcgaagcaataaacatcattgtgttcgaaattctaagaactacctagcgacaacgacgaattttgaacaaaggaatgttctggtagaaatgtttaagttCATCGCTAACGAAATGCCGGTTCCACCGAagtaattatgcgaaagattgtaaatgaatgcataatcggcattgcgactatctcgaatgcatcgtccgcttttacactgataaaatctttattaatcaggaaagacagataattctgatcctgttaagggaaAAGTGAACGGATCACGGTTACAATTGTTAGATTATATTTATACCGATTTCAAGACCATTCATGTTcagtcaaattaatagtatcatttaacagttcaaTGTTTGCatgatcaaatcaaatcaatagCTGCAAATTG contains:
- the LOC123988703 gene encoding tigger transposable element-derived protein 2-like; translation: MAEIQKKKRVFLSVEQKMQIAEELQKGITVKALCREYGVSQDVIHRIRRDCRLLSSFGTRGGRVLQHKKRRRSSIEDLEEGLYAWFVQQRAMGNPITDLLLLEKAREILDVQGGTSYAGSRGWLWKFKQRYAIHSAHTHGEKASADEDGARNFIKIFNEKIEEEDLNLNLIFNMDEAGLLWKTIPSRSLITNAESKLEGRKLKKDRVSIGLCSNATGTHKLAPIFIHKFQNPRA